GTTGCTGTCAGTGCGCATGCGCAAGGTGAAATTACGGTAGCGGTCCGACGCGCACGCAAAAATCTGGTTATTTGTTTTGCACATGCGCATTTGAAATAACGGCGGCGGCACTGCGCATGCGCGCTGGTAATTACGGTACCGGCGCGATGCGCATTAGGAAAAATTATGGTACCCGCGGCGCGCACGCACATTTGGAAATACGGTAATCCCGTATTTCCCGAGGCGCACGAAGCGGGCAGGGGGGAGAAACACGCGTGGGAGCTGCCGCGGGCACTCTGTGCGTGTTGGGTGTGCACCTCCGCCAGGCTCACACCCGTGGGTGCCCCAGCACCCCGGCACCCACGGGTCCCCCGGGACCTTCACCCCTCGGTGCCACCGTGCGGCCCCTGAGTTCCCCCCCGGGGTCTGTGACACTCCCCCCCCGccaccccccgtgtcccccagcaTCCCAAAACACCCCGCTGTACCCTGTGGGACCCGTGCCCCACCATCCactgtcccccccgtgtccccaccccctgtgccccccacccaCATCCATGTTCCCATTCCCCCCCTGGTGCATTTGGGGTGGGGATGGAGACCCCAAGCTGGGAGGCTCCAACCCCTCCGGCCCCCCCCCCcaggtctgttcagcctgggggTCGCCGCTGAGATTTGTCCACCCCAAACTTTTCCCTCGACCCCACCACCCCTTCCTGCTGCGCCCTCAGACTTTCCCTCTCTGGGATGTCCATCAACACAGCCCAAAACTCAACACACCCCGAGGACGGAGCCCAAAATATATTTTCGGGAGGATAAAGGACAGCTGGCCAGGGTGACAGCGGAGCTGAGGACACCGCGAGACCTTCGGAGCAGCTTTCACCCCGTGGCCAAAACTTGGGGAATTCAatctgccaggaggggacaagTTCGGTCACGGCACGAAACCAACCACAAAAcccttttattccctttccAGCCTCAGCATAATCCCTGACTTGCAATTTTTCCAGGAATTTGGCCGGCTGTCTCAGCAGGATCGGCGGCTCCGCCGTGCCCGGGGTGCTGCTCACATGTTCTCTTTTCCACAGCTGCGAGAGCTCCCTCACGTTCACCccgtggttttttttttgggagcaGAAGGACCCAAAACCCGTCAGGTTTTCTCCTCTGAGCTCCTTTGGGACATGCATGGAGGGGGATGGAGGCTGGGAAAGGGTGAGTCAGtaaaattttgggggtttttctcctcctcctcttgctCTTTAGGTTTAGTTTTGGGAATATATTTCGTTTTGGgctggttggggttttttttttttgtgttttttttttcaagttagcATGATTTGTGCAGAATAAAGGAGcaactttgtccttttctctaaGCATCCTGATCCGAGAAAATCCATTCCATCAccaaatcatggaatggtttgggttggaagggaatttCATCGagttccacccccctgccatgggcagggacacctcccatgaccccagggtgctccaagccccgtccaacctggccttggacgctTCCAGAGGGAAATCAGGATGTATCTGAGGGGAGTGATGCGGCACTTGGGGGACATGGTCGAGGTCCCTTCCACCTcaaaaccattccatgattctattcCTGGGCACGGCCTCTCTTTGTTCTGCCTGGAGCTTTTCAGGGAAGCTCCAAGCAAATTTCTCTGACTTTTAAACCTTGATTAAAAAAGAGATGCCAGCAACTCAAGCCCATGTGTTCCCGCTGTCTCCGTCACCATGGAAACGCGAGACTGTtgtcttttaatatttttaagttaTATAAAGGCTTGCAAACACTCTGAAACCCCCTCAACGATTAAACAAGAGGAAGAGTGGAAAAATTAAATCCACTTTTCCATCAAAAAGTAGATGGGAatggatgatcttgaaggtgTCTCCCAACCCGAGccattccatgaaaaaaaacccaatcccaTTTATTCCACTGCATCTCCACAGCCCAAATCTTGGAGTGCTGATGTTTTAATCCCATATTTTAACACGCTGCTCCTTCTCCGTTCCCCCTGGCCTGTTCCAAATCCAACCTTAAGGAATGGAGCTGGAGAACAAGACTCCTTCAGGACTGGAGGGCATTTTTCAGGATGATTTTTTCCCATGTTGGTGAATTTGCTTTCCTGGCTCTCCTGATGTTCACACAACCCTGAGCAGTTTCTAAATTCATATAAAATCTTCATTTCTGTTTGCTTGGCTTCTCTGGAAGGTGTCCGTGTCCAgctgggaaattgggaaatgttGTTGTTGTCCCACCTGGGAGCGGGAGCCGCAGGAATTCAGCCACCAGTCACAAAGTCCTCTTGGGTAACACCGGATTTTGGGAgtggaaaatataatttcagtCCTTGGGAGCCTGTACCAGAGTCCTCTCCTGGTTCTTGAGCAATTCTGCCAGGGAATAACAAAAcctgggaggagaggaaggCTCGGAGCGTCCTGATGTGCACCGGCCAAAGGAGGCCCAGGAAGAAACCCGGAAAATTCCCTTTAAAGGGTTGCCCTGTTGAGGTGAACGGGTTGGGCTCCAAAATCcttatggaatggtttgggttgggaaggaccCTAAAGTCCACCCGGTTCCATCCCCTGATTAGCCCAATCCCTTTGTCCGGGCAGGTTTTCTCCAAAAGGTGAATTCCATGGCCGTGGGATTTGGTTCAGGCAGAGCCATCACTCCAGAGGCTTTTCCAAGGTGGAGGGACTTGGGCTCCCTTCCCAGGGTCGGGTGTAGCCCCCTGGGAATAACGGGATGCTGACAACAGGATCCTGAAGGGATCCTGGCTGATGGATTTGTTTCCTTTGTTTCCCGTGGAAAGTTTGATTTGACTGGAATCTTTGGGAAAGAGCCTGGaggggcaggacaaggggaatggctttaaattaacagagggaatttgggatattgggaatgaattcctccctgtgagggtggtgaggggctggaatggaattcccagagaagctgtggctgcccctgcatccctggaagtgtccaaggccaggtgggacagggcttggagcaacctgggatggtggaaggtgtccctgccctggcaaaaTGTTGGAATTAAagatcttgaaggtcccttcccacccaaacccttCCACAATTCCCTGACCTGGGTGCTCTGGGTTGCCCCAAACTTTCCGtcagggtggggacagggagagcaggaggtgACAACATCCCAAATCGTTGGTCCAAGGACCCTCTGGATGGTGAATACTGACATGGAATTGGGGAATCTGTGGCACCTGCAGATTTGCTTTGGAAAAATTCAGCGTTTGTTCTTATTATCAACATTTTTAGGAACTTTTTGCCTTTGGATCATTGTTCTTCCCCCTTTCTCACAGTTTATATATTGTGGGGTTTTGccatttcccccctctttttgtgaaaattgatccttttccctttttccctctatttttcTGGGCTCATTGCTCAATCTTAATAATTGCTTTAGGTGGGGTTTTGTAACCAGATGTTTCCTATTTTTTGGCAGCCTTTCTCCCCCAGAAGGCCTTTGCtgggtggtttggttttggcATTTATTCTGATTTATTCTGGTGGGGCTTTATGGATTCACTTAAAAcaggaattttttggggggttttttaatcttcatggggttatttttccttccccatCTGCTTGTGGGGGTCTGTCGATGGATTTATCAATTGCAGATGGTTTTGAgggattattattattattattattattattattataaactGGAGAATCAGGGGCCATGATTCCACAGGACATGGAAGAGGTGAACAGCACTTTCACTTCCACACCAAAGTGTCGTGAAATTAATCGTTCAGGTTGGTTAAACTCTCACTGTCAAAGGCAGCAACAAAAGCTGGTTTtatataaattacatttttttatattttgtcaATATACGGTTTGATGGGAAGGTCCACTCTACGAATTAAAATCATATCCTAAAATGATTGTGGTTGGGAAAGGCCTCCAAGATCGCCAACATGGACGAGACATAAAAGGGAACATCAAATTAGAATTAATTTAGAATTATTTATGTGGATAACAAAGGTTTAAGAAGGCTTATTGGCATTTTATCATGGGGTTATCGCTGGCTTATCACTGGCTTATCGTTCTTATCAATTAAGTGGTTCATTAGGATTGGCCACAATTAGAAGAGGGACTGAGCCATAGGTTCCAGGTGGCAAAATTGGTTCTGTATTTACTGTAAGGAATTGAAATCTCAGAATCAGCTTCCAAAGGGGCATAGAATCGTGGAAttgttgaggttggaaaagccttcTGAGACTGAGTCCAActctccttcccccagcagTGCCAAAGCCACTCCgagccatgtccccaggtgccacaccCACATGGACCTTGATCCCTCTCAGGGATGGGCACtcgtgccagggctgggcaaccctttccaggaaggaatttttcctaatatccaactgaatctcccctggcacaacttgacACCAGTTCTTCttctcccttgttccctgggaacagaacccaacccccacctggctccacCGTCCTTCCAGAAGGTTCCCCCAAGCCTTCTTTtgtccaggctgagcccctcctGTTCGTAGGGTCTCATGATGATTCCCTCTACTCATCCACAATTTTTCCAGTCTCTGGTCACTAATCACTGAAGTTTCCAAAGCAAATATTTCCAACACCACGGGAAATTGTTTTCATACcaacccagcctggcctcgagCTCTTCCAGGGATAGAAGTGAGGCACGGGATGGTTTTTGTGGCCATTCCTTTGCCATTCCTTGGTGCAGGACACAGGAGATGCCTCGGACAGTGATGGTCCCTGTGGAAAAGGGGCCAGAGCCTGTTTGGTCGGTGCTTTACAGGTTATGGAATGGGTATTGGAATAGAACACGTTTATATTACTCCATTTTCTTCAGTGGTGGAAAAAGCCCGTTCTTTATTCACGTAACTCGTTTTTATCCAGTTTTACGGACTCCAACTGGTTAGTAATTTCTTGCCAATTACTTTATTGGTTATTAACACGGTGTTACCCTGTATTGATTGGTCACTCAGGAAAAGCTGTTTGTGATAGATAGTTCTGATTTTTCTATCTAATGGTGTAAAAACAGTTTATACAGGTGCAAGTTGTTTTTTCACCCAGGAACAGATTGTTACGCTAACGAGCTGCCCACACCAGGAttgctttcacatgggaacttgCAAAGTGCTAGCTTGGCAAGGCCAGCCACTGATTTTAGGAGAGCAGGCTTGATTTTATGAGGCGTTGCTTCATAATTTTTCTACCTTACTGCAACAAAGGGGGACGTTGAAGTCAGTGCTGAACCCATGGAAAGGAATAAGGCGTTTTTCCCgcttcttttccctcctcttcctttccctccctgcctccagAATTCCTTTCTGTTTTTCGTTATGGATCTTGAGTGGTGTTAGGGAAGGAGGTTGGTcaacaaagaaggaaaaatttcaCCAAAAGTTGTTTGGGGTGAAATACTTGGGGTGAAATATGGGGTGAATAAGTCTTGGCACCTTGGAAGGTCATCACTGGGATGAGTGGCTTGGCCAGAATGGAAAAAGGGTGAACACCAAACCCGAGGCCTGCTGAAGGTGATGGAAAATTGAGCCGGATTCAGGCTGGATTCAGGCTGTGAGAGGTTGGAACAGTCTTGGGAGATTAAGGAAAAAGGAGTCACCTGAGGCTACGATGCAGGAAAAttttattgagaaaaaaaaaaaagcaggataaATAGATGAAATGGAGCTGGTCTGAGGTGCAAGAGGACGAACATCAGCACAGATCCTTTGATTGCAGGAGGTCTGGCCAGAGCATCAAGGACTTCCTACCCTGCAATAGGAGCAGCCCAGCAGAGGTGCCCAGTGGTCTCTGGCTTGGGAGAAGGGATTTGTCCAGAGGGGAATGGACAGCTCCAAAGGGTCcatgcagagcagggagaggagaacAGCAGGAATGGAAATGGGCCATGTTTGCAGGCAGCCCAGGCTGGCCCCTTGGCTGCTGCCTTGCTTGGTGGcctgagagcaggagctggaagagctgaACCTGTTTGAGAGCCTTGGTCCAGAGATGTTTCCTCAATGCCTGAGATGTGTTCCAGGGAGTGGCTGGATGGTGTCAGGAGTGGTGCTGAGGACTCTTAGCAGATGTAGCCGCCCCTTCTGCCATAGCAGCCCAGGCCTCCCAGCCCGTAGCCAAATCCACGGCCGTAGCCAAGGCCGTAGCCAAAGCCACCAAATCCACCAGagatgggctgtccctgggcactgAGCTCAGTGCCCACGGCAGCCGAGGAGGTGGATCCGACGGCGGTGCTCTGGGGGAAGGAGGTCATgatgggtcctggcagggtgaccagcacaggggaaggcTGGATAACGACGCGGGAATCCTGGcattgcagggcacagggctcgtTGCAGCTGTTGGCCAGCGGGGTGGGTCCGCAGGGTTGGCAGAGGGTGTTGCAGGCCATGGGTGTGGTGTGGAGGGTGCCTGGAAGAGAAGGCAgtgaggcagggcaggggtgtGGGGGCACAAGGGGGAAAGCATCAGAAGGGCAAGGGAGTGTGGAGGCtgttgtggggctgtggggagttGTGAGGGCTGCTGAGGCTTGGGCTGAGCATGCTGGAAGAGAGGGGCCAGGggtgggcaggagcaggagggtcAGGGGCTTGAGACTCACCTGGTtgtgtgcaggagcaggaggtgaagGCGTCAGGAGAAGTGTGTGAGGGAGAGAGGTTCTGGGCCGGCTTTTATGCTGGTCCTGTCAGGGTGGGACAGCCTTGTCCCATGGCCTTGGGGTAATTTTTTAGGCAGCAGCTCTTTTGTTAGTGGTGAGTCATTGTGGGGGGAGTGTTTTTCCCTGACACAATTGTGCAGTTTTGTGACTAGCTCTTGTTGCCGTGTCCTTCTGACCTTGGCAGCAACTTCAATAATTTGGTATTTGCATGGATGTGATTGTTCAGTGTGATTCTGGAAGGGCTTAATAAACAACCAGAGCCCTGAAGATCTGCGATGTCATCCGTGAGGTCATTTTTCGGCACACAAGTGCTGTGGTTTGTGGGTGCCTTGTGAAGACTGGGACTCTGTTCCATGACACTGCATGTCCATCAGTCGTTGTGTCGCACCCAGAACGGAGGGAGCTGCTGATGTCCTGGGGAGGTCACTCTGGAATAGCTTGGCAAGGTCCAGGTGCCTGGGAGTCCTTAGTGATGGATGAAAGAGAGCTCTTGTCCTTGTGTCTTGAGTGGGGTCAATAGAGAGGATCTGGAGAATGAGAGCACGGTCAGGCTGAGTTTGTTCCAAAGTTTGGATCCATTTGTATTTCTCAAATTTACACGACAGCATTCTCTGTCACTTAAAGCACATTCCTTGACCTGGTTTAGAAATCCAGTAAACAAACAACACACCTGTGCCCGATCCCTTTTTGCCGGGGCTGTGACCTCAATTCTCTCATTCCGCATTCATGCCACAAGGTTTCATAACTTatgttttatgttttatgtTGTGTCCCTCTACAAAACCTAATAATTACTAACGGACAGTCAGTGCgatcctcttccctcccctctcaCGGTTCCGGCATGTCTTTGTAAATTTTGTGATTCCACGTCCCTCTCTTGAGGCCATGTCCATCTGACCTTGGTGGCAgcttttaattcttttaattGCAAATTATAGCGACCAAATTCTGCTGTTGATGGTTCATGTCAGGGCAGGCTGAAGAC
This sequence is a window from Anomalospiza imberbis isolate Cuckoo-Finch-1a 21T00152 chromosome 1, ASM3175350v1, whole genome shotgun sequence. Protein-coding genes within it:
- the LOC137486345 gene encoding feather beta keratin-like, which translates into the protein MACNTLCQPCGPTPLANSCNEPCALQCQDSRVVIQPSPVLVTLPGPIMTSFPQSTAVGSTSSAAVGTELSAQGQPISGGFGGFGYGLGYGRGFGYGLGGLGCYGRRGGYIC